In one window of Oncorhynchus kisutch isolate 150728-3 linkage group LG16, Okis_V2, whole genome shotgun sequence DNA:
- the LOC109879666 gene encoding RCC1 and BTB domain-containing protein 1-like isoform X1, which translates to MTSECPSGPTIWTGLERKTIAKLKAAAWYPYISDDINEVTALFCVSGDSGGLTAPASPSSVSPVLTPKPPPWRARVRYPSMVDVGKWPLFTLLGAQVVSRIRQACVFGTSANEAIYITQDDEVLVFGLNCSNCLGTGDSQSTMVPKKLDFLQGKKVVSFSYGSGPHVLLATEGGELFAWGHNGYSQLGNGTTNQGVSPILVSTNLQNKKITQVACGSHHSLALTHDGEVFAWGYNNCGQVGSGATANQPIPRRVTNCLQGKVVMGIACGQTSSMAVLDNGEVFGWGYNGNGQLGVGNNGNQLTPCRLAALQGLCVLQIASGYAHSLALTDEGLLYAWGANTYGQLGTGNKSNQLSPEHIMAEKESRIVEIAACHSTHTSACKTQSGQVYMWGQCRGQSIVLPHLTHFSCTDDVFACFATPSVMWRLLSMEHDDFLTVAQSLRKEFDSPETADLKFSVDGKYIHVHKAVLKIRCEHFRSMFQSHWTEDMKEVIEIDQFSYPVYRSFLEFLYTDNVDLPPEDAIGLLDLATSYCENRLKRLCQHIIKRGITVENAFSLLSAAVRYDAEDLEEFCFKFCVNHLTAVTQTAAFWQIDGNMLKEFICRASRCGSFKN; encoded by the exons ATGACGTCAGAGTGTCCATCTGGACCAACAATATGGACGGGGCTCGAGCGCAAAACTATCGCTAAACTCAAAGCGGCTGCCTGGTACCCTTACATCAGCGACGACATCAACGAAGTGACAGCTTTATTCTG TGTTAGCGGGGACAGTGGTGGCCTCACAGCCCCTGCATCTCCTTCCTCTGTGTCCCCCGTCCTCACCCCGAAGCCCCCACCGTGGAGAGCCAGAGTGAGGTACCCATCCATGGTGGATGTGGGGAAGTGGCCCCTCTTCACCCTGCTGGGGGCTCAGGTGGTCTCCCGCATCAGGCAGGCCTGTGTCTTCGGAACCTCAGCCAACGAAGCCATCTACATCACCCAGGACGATGAG GTGTTGGTGTTTGGGCTGAACTGCAGTAACTGTCTGGGGACGGGAGACAGTCAGAGCACCATGGTCCCTAAGAAACTAGACTTCCTCCAAGGCAAGAAGGTGGTCAGTTTCAGCTATGGTAGTGGACCACACGTCTTACTGGCCACAGAAG GGGGAGAGTTGTTTGCCTGGGGGCACAATGGATACAGCCAGCTGGGCAACGGGACCACCAACCAGGGGGTGTCACCCATCCTGGTTTCAACCAACCTGCAGAACAAGAAAATAACACAAGTGGCCTGTGGGTCCCATCACTCTCTGGCCCTGACACACGATGGAGAG GTGTTTGCGTGGGGTTACAACAACTGTGGCCAGGTGGGCTCAGGTGCCACAGCCAACCAGCCAATCCCCCGCAGGGTGACCAACTGCCTGCAGGGTAAAGTGGTGATGGGCATCGCCTGTGGACAGACCTCCTCCATGGCTGTGCTCGACAATGGGGAG gtgttTGGCTGGGGCTACAATGGGAATGGCCAGCTGGGAGTGGGCAACAACGGTAACCAGCTGACCCCCTGTCGCCTTGCAGCCCTCCAGGGTCTCTGTGTACTACAG ATCGCGTCAGGCTACGCCCACTCCCTAGCTTTAACAGATGAGGGCCTGCTGTATGCCTGGGGGGCTAACACCTACGGACAGCTGGGTACTGGCAACAAGAGCAACCAGCTCAGTCCTGAACACATCATGGCTGAGAAGGAGAG caggatAGTGGAGATCGCGGCGtgccactccacacacacatctgccTGTAAGACCCAGAGCGGCCAGGTGTACATGTGGGGCCAGTGTAGGGGTCAGTCCATCGTGCTGCCACACCTCACACACTTCTCCTGCACTGACGACGTCTTCGCCTGCTTCGCTACGCCGTCTGTCATGTGGAGGCTACTCTCCATGG AGCATGATGACTTCCTGACTGTGGCCCAGTCTCTGAGGAAAGAGTTCGACAGCCCTGAGACGGCCGACCTCAAGTTCAGTGTGGACGGGAAATACATCCACGTACACAAGGCTGTGCTCAAGATCCG GTGTGAACACTTTCGCTCCATGTTCCAGTCCCACTGGACAGAGGACATGAAGGAGGTGATTGAGATCGACCAGTTCTCCTACCCCGTCTACCGCTCCTTCTTGGAGTTCCTCTACACTGACAACGTAGACCTGCCCCCAGAGGACGCCATCG GCCTGTTGGACCTGGCCACATCCTACTGTGAGAACCGTCTGAAACGTCTGTGTCAACACATCATCAAGAGAGGCATCACCGTGGAGAAcgccttctctctgctctctgccgcCGTGCGATACGACGCTGAG GACCTGGAGGAGTTCTGCTTCAAGTTCTGTGTGAACCACCTGACAGCGGTGACCCAGACTGCAGCCTTCTGGCAGATCGATGGCAACATGCTCAAAGAGTTCATCTGCAGAGCCAGCCGCTGTGGGTCCTTCAAAAACTGA
- the LOC109879666 gene encoding RCC1 and BTB domain-containing protein 1-like isoform X2, protein MTSECPSGPTIWTGLERKTIAKLKAAAWYPYISDDINEVTALFCVSGDSGGLTAPASPSSVSPVLTPKPPPWRARVRYPSMVDVGKWPLFTLLGAQVVSRIRQACVFGTSANEAIYITQDDEVLVFGLNCSNCLGTGDSQSTMVPKKLDFLQGKKVVSFSYGSGPHVLLATEGGELFAWGHNGYSQLGNGTTNQGVSPILVSTNLQNKKITQVACGSHHSLALTHDGEVFAWGYNNCGQVGSGATANQPIPRRVTNCLQGKVVMGIACGQTSSMAVLDNGEVFGWGYNGNGQLGVGNNGNQLTPCRLAALQGLCVLQIASGYAHSLALTDEGLLYAWGANTYGQLGTGNKSNQLSPEHIMAEKERIVEIAACHSTHTSACKTQSGQVYMWGQCRGQSIVLPHLTHFSCTDDVFACFATPSVMWRLLSMEHDDFLTVAQSLRKEFDSPETADLKFSVDGKYIHVHKAVLKIRCEHFRSMFQSHWTEDMKEVIEIDQFSYPVYRSFLEFLYTDNVDLPPEDAIGLLDLATSYCENRLKRLCQHIIKRGITVENAFSLLSAAVRYDAEDLEEFCFKFCVNHLTAVTQTAAFWQIDGNMLKEFICRASRCGSFKN, encoded by the exons ATGACGTCAGAGTGTCCATCTGGACCAACAATATGGACGGGGCTCGAGCGCAAAACTATCGCTAAACTCAAAGCGGCTGCCTGGTACCCTTACATCAGCGACGACATCAACGAAGTGACAGCTTTATTCTG TGTTAGCGGGGACAGTGGTGGCCTCACAGCCCCTGCATCTCCTTCCTCTGTGTCCCCCGTCCTCACCCCGAAGCCCCCACCGTGGAGAGCCAGAGTGAGGTACCCATCCATGGTGGATGTGGGGAAGTGGCCCCTCTTCACCCTGCTGGGGGCTCAGGTGGTCTCCCGCATCAGGCAGGCCTGTGTCTTCGGAACCTCAGCCAACGAAGCCATCTACATCACCCAGGACGATGAG GTGTTGGTGTTTGGGCTGAACTGCAGTAACTGTCTGGGGACGGGAGACAGTCAGAGCACCATGGTCCCTAAGAAACTAGACTTCCTCCAAGGCAAGAAGGTGGTCAGTTTCAGCTATGGTAGTGGACCACACGTCTTACTGGCCACAGAAG GGGGAGAGTTGTTTGCCTGGGGGCACAATGGATACAGCCAGCTGGGCAACGGGACCACCAACCAGGGGGTGTCACCCATCCTGGTTTCAACCAACCTGCAGAACAAGAAAATAACACAAGTGGCCTGTGGGTCCCATCACTCTCTGGCCCTGACACACGATGGAGAG GTGTTTGCGTGGGGTTACAACAACTGTGGCCAGGTGGGCTCAGGTGCCACAGCCAACCAGCCAATCCCCCGCAGGGTGACCAACTGCCTGCAGGGTAAAGTGGTGATGGGCATCGCCTGTGGACAGACCTCCTCCATGGCTGTGCTCGACAATGGGGAG gtgttTGGCTGGGGCTACAATGGGAATGGCCAGCTGGGAGTGGGCAACAACGGTAACCAGCTGACCCCCTGTCGCCTTGCAGCCCTCCAGGGTCTCTGTGTACTACAG ATCGCGTCAGGCTACGCCCACTCCCTAGCTTTAACAGATGAGGGCCTGCTGTATGCCTGGGGGGCTAACACCTACGGACAGCTGGGTACTGGCAACAAGAGCAACCAGCTCAGTCCTGAACACATCATGGCTGAGAAGGAGAG gatAGTGGAGATCGCGGCGtgccactccacacacacatctgccTGTAAGACCCAGAGCGGCCAGGTGTACATGTGGGGCCAGTGTAGGGGTCAGTCCATCGTGCTGCCACACCTCACACACTTCTCCTGCACTGACGACGTCTTCGCCTGCTTCGCTACGCCGTCTGTCATGTGGAGGCTACTCTCCATGG AGCATGATGACTTCCTGACTGTGGCCCAGTCTCTGAGGAAAGAGTTCGACAGCCCTGAGACGGCCGACCTCAAGTTCAGTGTGGACGGGAAATACATCCACGTACACAAGGCTGTGCTCAAGATCCG GTGTGAACACTTTCGCTCCATGTTCCAGTCCCACTGGACAGAGGACATGAAGGAGGTGATTGAGATCGACCAGTTCTCCTACCCCGTCTACCGCTCCTTCTTGGAGTTCCTCTACACTGACAACGTAGACCTGCCCCCAGAGGACGCCATCG GCCTGTTGGACCTGGCCACATCCTACTGTGAGAACCGTCTGAAACGTCTGTGTCAACACATCATCAAGAGAGGCATCACCGTGGAGAAcgccttctctctgctctctgccgcCGTGCGATACGACGCTGAG GACCTGGAGGAGTTCTGCTTCAAGTTCTGTGTGAACCACCTGACAGCGGTGACCCAGACTGCAGCCTTCTGGCAGATCGATGGCAACATGCTCAAAGAGTTCATCTGCAGAGCCAGCCGCTGTGGGTCCTTCAAAAACTGA
- the LOC109879667 gene encoding ADP-ribosylation factor-like protein 11: MGLLLSKRDNKRTPTVVLMGLGSSGKSTLLFRLKTGLVMDTSPTVGFNVVTLDLNKKTALTVWDVGGQGEMRVNWRYYLEGCKAMVFVVDSSDRASIGDAQKALKNVLSDVNMKGIPLMVLANKKDLPNTMNIREVSNQLELPSYKDRAWQIQACSGLKGMGLQQAFLSVAKLIKKS, translated from the exons ATGGGGCTGCTTCTATCCAAGAGGGACAACAAGAGGACTCCCACGGTTGTTCTGATGGGCCTGGGCTCATCTGGAAAGTCCACCCTGCTCTTCAGGCTCAAGACAGGGTTGGTGATGGATACTTCCCCCACCGTGGGCTTCAACGTGGTGACCCTGGATCTGAACAAGAAAACGGCCTTGACCGTGTGGGATGTGGGCGGACAGGGGGAGATGAGGGTCAACTGGAG GTACTACCTGGAGGGCTGTAAGGCTATGGTGTTCGTGGTGGACAGTAGTGACCGGGCCAGTATAGGGGACGCTCAGAAGGCTCTGAAGAATGTTCTGTCTGACGTCAACATGAAGGGAATACCTCTGATGGTGCTGGCTAATAAGAAGGACCTCCCCAACACCATGAACATCAGAGAGGTGTCCAACCAGCTGGAGCTGCCCAGCTACAAAGACCGAGCCTGGCAGATCCAGGCATGCAGCGGCCTGAAGGGAATGGGGCTCCAGCAAGCCTTCCTCTCTGTGGCCAAACTCATCAAGAAGAGCTGA
- the LOC109879656 gene encoding importin subunit alpha-4 isoform X1, translating to MAENADLDNHRIKSFKNKGRDVETMRRHRNEVTVELRKNKRDEHLLKKRNVPQEESLEDSDIDSDFKGQNVTLEAILQNAVSDNGLIQLSAVQAARKLLSSDRNPPIDDLIKSGILPILVKCLERDDNPSLQFEAAWALTNIASGTSQQTQAVVKSSPDAVPLFLRLLQSPHQNVCEQAVWALGNIIGDGPQCRDYVISLGVVKPLLSFINPSIPITFLRNVTWVIVNLCRNKDPPPPMETVQEILPALCVLIYHTDINILVDTVWALSYLTDGGNEQIQMVIDSGVVPFLVPLLSHQEVKVQTAALRAVGNIVTGTDEQTQVVLNCDVLSHFPNLLTHPKEKINKEAVWFLSNITAGNQQQVQAVIDAGLLPMIIHQLAKGDFGTQKEAAWAISNLTISGRKDQVEYLVQQNVVPPFCSLLSVKDSQVVQVVLDGLKNVLIMAGEEASTIAEIIEECGGLEKIENLQQHENEDIYKLAFEIIDQYFSGDDIDEDPSLIPEATQGGTFNFDPATNLQAKEFKF from the exons ATGGCAGAAAACGCCGACTTGGATAACCACCGAATTAAGAGCTTCAAAAACAAGGGGCGCGATGTCGAG aCTATGCGAAGACATCGCAATGAAGTGACAGTGGAGCTGAGAAAG aACAAACGAGATGAGCACCTTCTGAAGAAGAGGAACGTTCCACAGGAGGAGAGCCTGGAAGACTCAGACATAGACTCTGACTTCAAAGGG CAAAATGTAACACTGGAAGCCATCTTACAG AATGCTGTCAGTGACAACGGACTCATCCAGCTCAGTGCCGTGCAGGCAGCCAGAAAACTCCTGTCCAGTGACAGAAACCCCCCCATCGACGACTTGATTAAGTCCGGCATCCTGCCCATCCTGGTCAAATGCCTGGAGAGGGACGACAA tccctctctccagTTTGAGGCTGCCTGGGCGTTGACCAACATAGCATCAGGGACGTCACAACAGACTCAAGCAGTTGTCAAATCTA GTCCAGATGCTGTGCCTCTATTTCTGCGGCTGCTACAATCTCCTCACCAGAACGTATGTGAACAGGCCGTGTGGGCGCTAGGCAACATCATCG GCGATGGACCGCAGTGCAGGGATTACGTAATCTCCCTGGGCGTGGTCAAGCCCCTGCTGTCATTTATTAACCCCTCCATCCCCATCACCTTCCTCCGCAACGTCACCTGGGTCATCGTCAACCTCTGCCGCAACAAGGACCCACCGCCCCCCATGGAGACAGTACAGGAG ATTCTACCTGCTCTCTGTGTATTGATATACCACACTGATATAAAT ATCCTAGTGGATACAGTGTGGGCCTTGTCCTATCTCACAGATGGAGGGAACGAACAGATCCAGATGGTCATCGACTCGGGGGTTGTCCCCTTCCTCGTCCCCCTGCTCAGCCACCAAGAGGTCAAAGTTCAG ACTGCAGCTCTGAGGGCAGTGGGGAACATTGTGACGGGGACAGACGAGCAGACGCAGGTGGTGCTCAACTGTGACGTCCTCTCGCACTTCCCCAACCTGCTCACACACCCCAAGGAGAAGATCAACAAG GAGGCCGTGTGGTTCCTGTCCAACATCACAGCAGGCAACCAGCAGCAGGTGCAGGCCGTCATCGACGCTGGCCTGCTGCCCATGATCATCCACCAGCTGGCTAAG GGAGACTTTGGCACACAGAAGGAGGCAGCCTGGGCCATCAGCAACTTGACAATAAGTGGAAGAAAAGATCAG GTGGAGTACCTGGTGCAGCAGAATGTGGTTCCTCCGTTCTGCAGCCTGCTGTCTGTGAAGGACTCCCAGGTGGTTCAGGTGGTCCTAGACGGCCTCAAGAACGTCCTCATCATGGCCGGGGAAGAGGCCAGCACCATCGCTGAGATCATAGAGGAGTGTGGAG GTCTAGAGAAGATCGAGAACCTTCAGCAGCATGAAAACGAGGACATCTACAAACTAGCCTTCGAGATCATCGACCAGTACTTCTCAGGAGACGAT attgatgaggatccCAGCTTGATCCCCGAAGCCACTCAGGGCGGAACCTTCAACTTTGACCCCGCCACCAACCTGCAAGCAAAGGAGTTCAAGTTTTAA
- the LOC109879656 gene encoding importin subunit alpha-4 isoform X2 produces the protein MAENADLDNHRIKSFKNKGRDVETMRRHRNEVTVELRKNKRDEHLLKKRNVPQEESLEDSDIDSDFKGQNVTLEAILQNAVSDNGLIQLSAVQAARKLLSSDRNPPIDDLIKSGILPILVKCLERDDNPSLQFEAAWALTNIASGTSQQTQAVVKSNAVPLFLRLLQSPHQNVCEQAVWALGNIIGDGPQCRDYVISLGVVKPLLSFINPSIPITFLRNVTWVIVNLCRNKDPPPPMETVQEILPALCVLIYHTDINILVDTVWALSYLTDGGNEQIQMVIDSGVVPFLVPLLSHQEVKVQTAALRAVGNIVTGTDEQTQVVLNCDVLSHFPNLLTHPKEKINKEAVWFLSNITAGNQQQVQAVIDAGLLPMIIHQLAKGDFGTQKEAAWAISNLTISGRKDQVEYLVQQNVVPPFCSLLSVKDSQVVQVVLDGLKNVLIMAGEEASTIAEIIEECGGLEKIENLQQHENEDIYKLAFEIIDQYFSGDDIDEDPSLIPEATQGGTFNFDPATNLQAKEFKF, from the exons ATGGCAGAAAACGCCGACTTGGATAACCACCGAATTAAGAGCTTCAAAAACAAGGGGCGCGATGTCGAG aCTATGCGAAGACATCGCAATGAAGTGACAGTGGAGCTGAGAAAG aACAAACGAGATGAGCACCTTCTGAAGAAGAGGAACGTTCCACAGGAGGAGAGCCTGGAAGACTCAGACATAGACTCTGACTTCAAAGGG CAAAATGTAACACTGGAAGCCATCTTACAG AATGCTGTCAGTGACAACGGACTCATCCAGCTCAGTGCCGTGCAGGCAGCCAGAAAACTCCTGTCCAGTGACAGAAACCCCCCCATCGACGACTTGATTAAGTCCGGCATCCTGCCCATCCTGGTCAAATGCCTGGAGAGGGACGACAA tccctctctccagTTTGAGGCTGCCTGGGCGTTGACCAACATAGCATCAGGGACGTCACAACAGACTCAAGCAGTTGTCAAATCTA ATGCTGTGCCTCTATTTCTGCGGCTGCTACAATCTCCTCACCAGAACGTATGTGAACAGGCCGTGTGGGCGCTAGGCAACATCATCG GCGATGGACCGCAGTGCAGGGATTACGTAATCTCCCTGGGCGTGGTCAAGCCCCTGCTGTCATTTATTAACCCCTCCATCCCCATCACCTTCCTCCGCAACGTCACCTGGGTCATCGTCAACCTCTGCCGCAACAAGGACCCACCGCCCCCCATGGAGACAGTACAGGAG ATTCTACCTGCTCTCTGTGTATTGATATACCACACTGATATAAAT ATCCTAGTGGATACAGTGTGGGCCTTGTCCTATCTCACAGATGGAGGGAACGAACAGATCCAGATGGTCATCGACTCGGGGGTTGTCCCCTTCCTCGTCCCCCTGCTCAGCCACCAAGAGGTCAAAGTTCAG ACTGCAGCTCTGAGGGCAGTGGGGAACATTGTGACGGGGACAGACGAGCAGACGCAGGTGGTGCTCAACTGTGACGTCCTCTCGCACTTCCCCAACCTGCTCACACACCCCAAGGAGAAGATCAACAAG GAGGCCGTGTGGTTCCTGTCCAACATCACAGCAGGCAACCAGCAGCAGGTGCAGGCCGTCATCGACGCTGGCCTGCTGCCCATGATCATCCACCAGCTGGCTAAG GGAGACTTTGGCACACAGAAGGAGGCAGCCTGGGCCATCAGCAACTTGACAATAAGTGGAAGAAAAGATCAG GTGGAGTACCTGGTGCAGCAGAATGTGGTTCCTCCGTTCTGCAGCCTGCTGTCTGTGAAGGACTCCCAGGTGGTTCAGGTGGTCCTAGACGGCCTCAAGAACGTCCTCATCATGGCCGGGGAAGAGGCCAGCACCATCGCTGAGATCATAGAGGAGTGTGGAG GTCTAGAGAAGATCGAGAACCTTCAGCAGCATGAAAACGAGGACATCTACAAACTAGCCTTCGAGATCATCGACCAGTACTTCTCAGGAGACGAT attgatgaggatccCAGCTTGATCCCCGAAGCCACTCAGGGCGGAACCTTCAACTTTGACCCCGCCACCAACCTGCAAGCAAAGGAGTTCAAGTTTTAA